In Actinomycetota bacterium, the sequence TTAACTTCCCGCTACGTCGCCGTGTGGTGACGCAGAGAGAGATTCGGGGAACTGATGCGACATCGATGGCTCGCCGCGACCACTGTGGCGGCGTTGGCACTTGCGGGCTGCGGCGGCGACGACGGACTCACGGGATCGAACGACGGCGGCTCCGATGCGAGCGTCATCACCGACGCTCCCGATACCACCGGCGCTGACAGCACGGGTGACACCGCGAGCGACGACACCGGCGGCCCGCCCCCGGAGTCGTTCCTCGACGAGGACATCCCGCTGCCGCTCAGCGAGGAGTGCAGCGAGTTGGCCGAGGCCGTCGAGGGCGCGTTCTCCGGCATCGGCACGGGCACCGACAGCGACATGTTCGCCGGCCTGTCCGACGCCTACGACCGGCTGCGCGAGGTCGTGCCCGACGACCTGAAGCCCGATGTCGACGTGCTCTCGGAGGCCTACTCGAAGATCGACGACGTCCTCGCCGAGTTCGACTACGACTTCACGCAGGCGTTCACCGACCCCGAGGCACAGGCAGCGATCAGCGAGGCGTTCGCCGACGCGGACGGCAGCATCGCCGAGGCGTCGACGCGGCTGAACACCTGGTTCCAGGAGCAGTGCCCGACGGGCGAGTGAGCCCTCAGGCGGCCGACTTCTCCAAGATGTGCACCCCACAGGCCGAGCCGAGGCCGATGACGTGGGCGAGGCCGACCTTCGCGCCCTCGATCTGACGGTCGCCGGCCTCGCCGCGCAGGTGGTGGCAGACCTCCCAGATGTTGGCGATGCCGGTGGCCGCGATCGGATGGCCCTTCGACTGCAGCCCGCCGGAGACGTTGACCGGCGTCGAGCCGTCGCGCCAGGTCGCCCCGGAGCGGAAGAAGTCGCCGGCGCCACCTTCGGCGCACAACACCAAGTTGTCGTAGTGCACCAGCTCGGCCGTAGCAAAGCAGTCGTGCAGCTCGACCAGGTCGAGATCCTCGGGACCGACCCCGGCCTGGTCGTAGGCCGTGCGCGCGGCGTTGCGGGTGAGCGTGTTCACGTTCGGCAGCACCTGGCAGCCCTCCTCCCACGGGTCGGAGGTGAGCACCGAGGCCGACACCTTCACCGCCCGGCGCTGCTGCTCCAGGGAGAGGGTCTTCAGCTTCGAGCCGGAGACCACCACCGCGGCAGCAGCGCCGTCGCAGTTGGCCGAGCACATCGGGCGCGTGTTGGGGTAGGCGATCATCATGTCGTTCATGATCTCTTCGAGCGTGAACCGCTTCTGGTACGCGGCGAGCGGGTTCAGCGTCGAATGGGCGTGGTTCTTCTCGGAGATGCGCGCGAACAGCTCGAAATCGACGCCACCGTACTTGTGGCCGTATTCCATGCCGATCTGCGCGAACGTGCCCGGCATGGTGTCGGTGCCGATGCGCCCGTCGGTCGGCGCCACGGCTCCGTAGCGCCCGCTCGGCGACCAGGTGTTGGAGTCGCTCTTCGCCCGTCCCCCGCCGCCGAGCAGACCCGCCCCGGCGAGCTTTTCGACACCGACCGCGAGGCCCATGTCGCACTCGCCGGCCTTCACGGCCATGATCGCCGTGCGCAGGGCGGTGGCTCCCGTCGCACACGCGTTGGACACGTTGTACGCGGGGATGCCCGTCTGGCCCACCTGCTTCTGGATCTGCTGCGCAATCCCGCCGCCGCCCATCAGGCACCCGGCGGCCATCACGCCCATCTCCTTCATCGTCACCCCACCGTCGGCGAGCGCGTTCATCACGGCCTCGGCCGCGAGATCGACGGTGTCTCGGTCTGGGTACTTGCCGAACTTGGTCATCGTGATCCCGAGGATCCAGATGTCGTCGGACGCCGTGTTCGCCATGGTGATCGGAACTCCGTTCAGCTCAAAGGTTCGAAGCCGAAGCCGATGGCCTCGGTGCCGTTGTCGTCTGTGCCGAGCACGTAGGTGGCCAAGCGCACCTTCATCCCGAGCGAGACGTGCTCGGGATCGGCCTCGGTGTTGATGATGTTGCCGCGCACGCTCGTGCCGCCGCAGTCGACGACGCCGGCGACGAAGGGCACCGGCACGCCGGGTGCGGCGAAGGTGACGATCGTGAACGCCTTCACCTCGCCCTCGGTCGGGATGTCGACCTTCACGAACTCGGTGCCAAAGCAGCCAGCACAGGCGTTACGGCGGTCGAAGAAGCGAGCGCCGCAGGCCGTGCACTCGTTGGCGACCAGATGTGGCTGGTCGCCGAGCACCAGGTAGTCGACGAGCGGGATGCGATCGGCCATGCGGCTCCCCCCAGGGTTGGTGATCGACGGGCGCTCCCAAGGTAACCGCGCTCGCGGCCGAGCGAAGAACCGGCCCTACCAGTGGTCGTAGCGCACGACGTCGCCGGGCGAGCGCCGCGGACGCGTCAGCGCCGATCCGGACGGGGCGTCGTCGGGGGCCCGGTGACCGATCGCGACGGCGGCGACGCCGACGATCCCCTCCGGGACGCCGAGCTCGGCCAGCGCCTCACGCGCGTTCTGGAAGATCCCGAACAGCAGCGCACCGAGCCCGCGGTCCTCCGCGAGGAGCAGCAGGTTCTGTGCCGCCATCGCGGCATCGGTCAACCAGAACGGCACCGGCCACATGGCGGCGTCCTCCAGGCCGTGCCCCGCCTTGTCCCCCTCCGCGTAGCGGGCGGTGTAGGCGTTCGGGTCGGCGAGCACGAGCACCACGACCGGGGCGGCGAGCACCCCCGGGCTCGTCTTCGCGAACCACTCGGCGGCGCCGGTGATCTCGAAGAACCTCGTCCGGGAAGGCCCCTTCAGCACGAGCAGGGTGAGCCCCTGGCTGAACCCGGCCGAAGGCGCACGCCGCGCGAGCTCGAGCATCTCGGCGAGGACGCCGTCGTCCAGCGCGTCGTGCGCGAACCGGCGCGTCATCCTCCGGCGGCGGATGAGCGAGTCGATCGACGAGCCGCGCGGGCTCACCGCGAACCGAGCTTCTCCAGGTCCTCCGCCATCGACCAGCCGTAGATGACGATCGCCCCACCGGCACCCGAGCGCACGGGATCGAACTGGGTGGCGACGGCAGCGTCGATCTTCTCCGGGCGCAGCGACTCGTGGTCGAGGAAGCCCTGACCGTTCTTCGCGACGACGAACGTCTTCTCGTCGTAGCTCGCCTCGACGCCGAAGCGCTTCGCGAGCCGGCGGCCCCAGGCCCGCTCCTCGCCCACCGCGCGGTGGCCGGGGCGGGGGATGATGTCGTCGAGCAGCTTGAACGCCTCCAGCCCGTCGGCACGCGCGAACCGTGACCCGATGACGACGTCCTCGTCGGGGAACGCCATCAACGCCCGGTGGTAGGCCTCGCCCATCAGGCCCTTCAAGACCTGGTCGCGCTTGGACGTCCGCTTGACGCTCATCAGGCCGAGCAGCACGCACGGGGTGCCGCCGATGCGCTCGAGCGTGGAGAACGTGAAACCGTGCAGGCGCTCGCCGTCTCGCGCCGTGGTGCAGAGCACCCAGTCCTCTTTCGCCTTCGACATCAGCCCGATGTCGAAGGCGCCGCCCATCGACGCCATTTCATCGAGATCGGCATCGGTGAGCGCCGTTGAATCCCTGGTCTCGATCTGGATCGACATGGATGTTCGCTTCTCCGGATAGGGCCCCGCCCCCGCGGGCGGACGTCTCGGGAGCGTCTATTCTGCCATCGCTTGGCGGAAAGCGGGAAACACCGCCCCTCGTCGCCTCAGAGCATGAGGGCGTCGTGGCCGAAGGCCATCCGCAACTCGGCCACGGCGCGGTCCAAGTCGACCGAGTAGGAGTCGGACAGACGCAGCACCTTGCCGGTCCCGAGGTGCAGGTACACCGACGAATCCCCGGGATGGTCGGACAGGATCCGCTTCAGGCGGTCGATCGCCCCGGCGTCGAGCGACGCGGTGGTCAGCCGCAGGTTCAGCGGCATCGCCGCGCGCAGGCCATCGAGCACCTGGATGTCCTGGCACATGAAGCCCACCCGTTCGTCGCGCCGGTCGAGGCGCCCGCGCAGGGTGACGATGACGTCGTCGGCCAGCTTGTGGCCCTGGTCGACGAGCAGCCTCGGAAACACGGTGACCTCGATGGTGGACTGCAGGTCTTCGAGCACGCACACCGCCATCTGGTCGCCCTTCTTCGTGAACTTGCGGGCGAGGTTGGTGATCACCCCTCCGAGCACGAGCTGGCTGCCGTCGTCGCGCTCCAGCGCCTCGGCGATCGAGCAGTCCACCTTGCGGCGCAGAGCACCTTCGACGCCGAGCAAGGGATGATCGCTGACGTAGAGCCCGAGCATCTCCTTCTCGAAACGCAGCCGCTCGGTCTTGTCGAACTCGACGTCGGGGATCTCGACCTTCTCGCTGAAGGCCGTGTCGTCGCTCGCACCGAGGTCGCCGAAGAGGCTCATCACGCCCTGGTCGCGCTCGCGACGGCGGGCGAGCGTGCTGTCGATGATCTGCTCGAACGCGATCAGCAGGCCGCGCCGCGGGCAGCCGAGCTGGTCGAACGCGCCTGCCTTGACCAGCGATTCGACGGTGCGCTTGTTGAGCACCTGCTCGGGCACCCGTTCGGCGAAGTCGTAGAAGCTCGTGTACGGGCCGTTCGCCGCACGCTCACGCACGAGTTGCTCGACGAGGCCCTCGCCGACGTTGCGCACCGCCGACAGCCCGAACGTGACCGCGCGCTCGTCCTGCACCGGTGCGAAGTCGACGTGGGATCGGTTCACGTCGGGGTTGCGCACTTGGATGCCCATCGAGCGAGCGTCGGCCAGGTACACCGCAGCCTTGTCGAGGTTGCCCTTCACGCTCGTCAGCAGGCAGGCCAGGTACTCGACCGGGTAGTGAGCCTTCAGGTAAGCGGTCTGATAGGTGATCAGGCCGTAGCCGAACGCGTGGCTCTTGTTGAACGCGTAGTCGGCGAACTTCTCGATCACGTCGAAGAGCTGGCGGCCGAGATCGCGGCTGTAACCGGTCTGCTCGCAGCCGGTCTCGAAGCTCTCGCGCTCGGCGGCCATCAGCTCACGCACCTTCTTGCCGCACGCCTTGCGCAAGTTGTCGGCCTGGGCGAGCGTGTAGCCGGCGAACTTCTGGGCCACCCGCATCATGCTCTCTTGGTAGATCATCAGCCCGAACGTGTCGCCGAGCACCTCGCGGGCGTCCTCGTGGAAGTAGGACACCTCCTGCCGGCCGTTCTTGCGGTCGGCGAAGTCGTAGTGCATGTTGACGCCCATCGGCCCCGGCCGGTACAGCGCGATGACGGCCGACACGTCTTCGAAGCAGTTCGGCGCGAGCGAGCGCAGGAGGGCCCTCATCGGTGGCGACTCGAGCTGGAACACCCCGATCGTGTCGCCGCGCGAGAGCAGGTCGAACGTGGCCGGGTCGTCGAGGGTGACCGCGTCGATGTCGAACTCGGCGTCGTGCGTGGCGCGGATCATCGCCACCGTGTCGGAGATGACGTCGAGGTTGCGCAGCCCGAGGAAGTCCATCTTCAGCAGCCCGAGTGCCTCGACGCCGTGCATTTCGAACTGGGTGACGACCGGCGCCGAGTCGGGGTCCTGTCCGGCCTCGGGCTTGCGCTGGATGGGCATGTAGGTGGTGAGCGGCTCCTTCGTGATCACCACCGCCGCGGCGTGGATGCCGTCGGAACGCTTCAACCCCTCCAGGCCCCGCGCCACGTCGACGACGCGCTTCACGTCGTCGTCGGTGGCGTACATCGCGCGTAGCTCCGCGGCAGCCTTGTACCCGTCGGCGTACCTCGGGTGCTCCTCGAAGCAGTGGCCGAGCGAGGTGTCGCGCCCCATCACGAGAGGTGGCATCGCCTTCGCGATCCGGTCTCCCGTGCCGTACGGGTAACCGAGCACACGCGCGGCGTCGCGCACCGCGTTGCGCGCCTTGATCGTGCCGAAGGTGATGATCTGGGCGACGTGGTCGCGCCCGTAGCGCTCGGCCGCGTAGCGGATCATCTCGTCGCGGTAGCGCGAGTCGAAGTCCATGTCGATGTCGGGCATCGAGGAGCGGCTCGGGTTCAAGAAGCGCTCGAACAGCAGGTCGTACTTGATCGGGTCGAGATCGGTGATTCGCAGGCAGTACGCGACCGCGCAGCCGGCGGCCGAGCCGCGTCCCGGCCCGACCCGGATGCCCTGCTCGCGGGCGTGGCGGATGAGATCCCAGACGATCAAGAAGTAAGAGCTGAAGCCCATGTCGGCGATGACCCGTAGCTCAAAGGAGATGCGCTCCAGCACCGCCGGCGAGAGCTGGTCGCCCCAGCGCTGCTTGGCGCCCTCGAACGTGATGTGGCGCAGGTAGTCGCCGTCGGAGGCGAACTCGTCGGGCAACGGGAAGGTGGGCAGCACGGCCCGGTGGAAGTCGATGGTGACGTCGGCGCGCTCCGCGATCCACAACGTGTTGTCACAGGCCTCGGGCAGCTCGCGGAACAGGTGGCGCATCTCGGTGGCCGACTTCAGGTAGTGCTCGTGCCCTTCGAACTTGAACCGCTTCGGATCGGACAGCATCGCCCCGGTCTGCACGCAGAGGAGCGCGTCGTGGGCCTCGTGGTCTTCGCGGTTCACGTAGTGCGAGTCGTTCGTCGCGAGCAGCGGGGCACCGATGCGCTTCGCGATCTCGACCAGCTTCGGGTTCGTCTCGCGCTGAGCGGCCAGACCGTGGTCCTGCAGCTCGACGAACAGGTTGTCCTTGCCGAAGATCTCCTGCAGCCGCCCGGCCTTCGCCAGCGCGCCGCGCTCGTCGCCCTGGAGGAGCGCCTGCAGCACGTGGCCCCCGAGGCAGCCGGTGGTCGCGATCAGGCCCTCGTGGTACCGCTCGAGCAGCTCCCAGTCCATGCGCGGCTTGTAGTAGTAGCCCTCCAAGAACGCGAGGCTGGCGAGCTGGAGCAGGTTGCGGTACCCCTGGTCGGACTCCGCGAGCAGCGTGAGGTGGTAGTAGAGCTTCTTGCCGCCCTCGGTGTCGCCGCCCGAGTCGTCGATCCGGCCTCGCCTGGCCGGGCGCTCCGTGCGCGACTCGTAGGCCATGTAGGCCTCGGTCCCGATCACCGGCTTGATCCCGTGCCGGTTGCACTCCTTGTAGAAGTCGAGGACGCCGTACATGTTGCCGTGGTCGGTCATACCGATCGCCGGCTGGCCGTCGGCGAGCGCCGTCGCGACGAGCTGGTCCAGCCGCGCCGCCCCGTCCAGCATCGAGAACTCGGTGTGGACGTGGAGGTGGGTGAACGAGTCGCCCATCGGGCGGGGCCTCCTGTCAGGGAAGGAGCTGGCGCAGATGCGATTTCGATGCCGACCGGCGACCAAACGACACCGGTGTGATTAGGGGACAGTAGCAGGACGCCCGGGCGTCAGAGGTACGTGCCGGGGCGCTCACCGGTCTCGGGTCCTCTCCCGGGCACGGCACCGGGAGGCAGCTGGCGGAGCTGGTCGAACTGCTGGCGAGCGGCGAGCTGTTGGGCGAAGAGGGTGGCCTGGATCCCGTGGAAGAGGCCCTCCAGCCAGCCGACGAGCTGGGCCTGGGCGACGCGCAGCTCGCCTTCGGAAGGGACCTCGCCGTCGCGGAACGGAAGCGCCAACGAGCGCAGCTCCTCTTGGAGGTCCTCCGACAGCGCCGAGGCCAGCTCGACGATCGAACGCTCGTAGATCTCGGCGAGGCGCTCGCGGCTCGGCACGTCGAGACCGGCTGAGCCGCGCACCTCGTCGAGCAACTGGCGCACCATCGAGCCGATGCGCATCACCTTCGCGGGCTCGCTCACGGTCTCTCCGCGCGCGCTCTCCCCCGCGGGTTCGGTCCCGTCCTCGCCGGCCGGGCCGGCCGGACCGGGCGGGATCACCTCTCCCCGCTCGATCCGCAGGCCGTCGCTCGTGTCGTCAATCTCCATGATCTCTCATCCTTACCAGACAACTGAATCGGACATCAGCCCGCCGTGGCGACGAGGAACGGAACGTCGATCTCGGCAGGGGTCAACGACCCGTGACGGCAGACGAGCTGGAACGGCCCGGTGTCGAGTGGGTCGTGGAAGCTGATCGGGGCATGGGCGACGAGGGCCACGTCGCCGAGGCGCCTCGCCACCGGCGGGGATACGACCTGGCCGAGCCATCCCTCCTCCAGCACCTGTTCCCGGTTGACGACCCAGGCCACCGACCCGTGCGCCGCGCTCGCCGCGGCGAGGAGCTCACCGGCCGCACCCGGTTTCGCGTGGAGCCAGCGGAAGCGGCCCTCTCCCGACTGGTGATCGGTCAGGGCGAGCACCTCGGCCGCGGGAGGCATCGTCTGGCCCCCCACCTGCACCTGGCCGTGATCGGCCACCACAACGAGCGCGCTTCCGGTGGGGAGCGCCGTGATCACGTCGCCGACGAGACGGTCGGCGGTGCGCAGCTCGGCCTCGTAGTAGGCACCGA encodes:
- a CDS encoding thiolase family protein, with amino-acid sequence MANTASDDIWILGITMTKFGKYPDRDTVDLAAEAVMNALADGGVTMKEMGVMAAGCLMGGGGIAQQIQKQVGQTGIPAYNVSNACATGATALRTAIMAVKAGECDMGLAVGVEKLAGAGLLGGGGRAKSDSNTWSPSGRYGAVAPTDGRIGTDTMPGTFAQIGMEYGHKYGGVDFELFARISEKNHAHSTLNPLAAYQKRFTLEEIMNDMMIAYPNTRPMCSANCDGAAAAVVVSGSKLKTLSLEQQRRAVKVSASVLTSDPWEEGCQVLPNVNTLTRNAARTAYDQAGVGPEDLDLVELHDCFATAELVHYDNLVLCAEGGAGDFFRSGATWRDGSTPVNVSGGLQSKGHPIAATGIANIWEVCHHLRGEAGDRQIEGAKVGLAHVIGLGSACGVHILEKSAA
- a CDS encoding nitroreductase family protein, whose amino-acid sequence is MSPRGSSIDSLIRRRRMTRRFAHDALDDGVLAEMLELARRAPSAGFSQGLTLLVLKGPSRTRFFEITGAAEWFAKTSPGVLAAPVVVLVLADPNAYTARYAEGDKAGHGLEDAAMWPVPFWLTDAAMAAQNLLLLAEDRGLGALLFGIFQNAREALAELGVPEGIVGVAAVAIGHRAPDDAPSGSALTRPRRSPGDVVRYDHW
- a CDS encoding bacterial proteasome activator family protein; the encoded protein is MEIDDTSDGLRIERGEVIPPGPAGPAGEDGTEPAGESARGETVSEPAKVMRIGSMVRQLLDEVRGSAGLDVPSRERLAEIYERSIVELASALSEDLQEELRSLALPFRDGEVPSEGELRVAQAQLVGWLEGLFHGIQATLFAQQLAARQQFDQLRQLPPGAVPGRGPETGERPGTYL
- a CDS encoding OB-fold domain-containing protein, producing the protein MADRIPLVDYLVLGDQPHLVANECTACGARFFDRRNACAGCFGTEFVKVDIPTEGEVKAFTIVTFAAPGVPVPFVAGVVDCGGTSVRGNIINTEADPEHVSLGMKVRLATYVLGTDDNGTEAIGFGFEPLS
- the dnaE gene encoding DNA polymerase III subunit alpha — its product is MGDSFTHLHVHTEFSMLDGAARLDQLVATALADGQPAIGMTDHGNMYGVLDFYKECNRHGIKPVIGTEAYMAYESRTERPARRGRIDDSGGDTEGGKKLYYHLTLLAESDQGYRNLLQLASLAFLEGYYYKPRMDWELLERYHEGLIATTGCLGGHVLQALLQGDERGALAKAGRLQEIFGKDNLFVELQDHGLAAQRETNPKLVEIAKRIGAPLLATNDSHYVNREDHEAHDALLCVQTGAMLSDPKRFKFEGHEHYLKSATEMRHLFRELPEACDNTLWIAERADVTIDFHRAVLPTFPLPDEFASDGDYLRHITFEGAKQRWGDQLSPAVLERISFELRVIADMGFSSYFLIVWDLIRHAREQGIRVGPGRGSAAGCAVAYCLRITDLDPIKYDLLFERFLNPSRSSMPDIDMDFDSRYRDEMIRYAAERYGRDHVAQIITFGTIKARNAVRDAARVLGYPYGTGDRIAKAMPPLVMGRDTSLGHCFEEHPRYADGYKAAAELRAMYATDDDVKRVVDVARGLEGLKRSDGIHAAAVVITKEPLTTYMPIQRKPEAGQDPDSAPVVTQFEMHGVEALGLLKMDFLGLRNLDVISDTVAMIRATHDAEFDIDAVTLDDPATFDLLSRGDTIGVFQLESPPMRALLRSLAPNCFEDVSAVIALYRPGPMGVNMHYDFADRKNGRQEVSYFHEDAREVLGDTFGLMIYQESMMRVAQKFAGYTLAQADNLRKACGKKVRELMAAERESFETGCEQTGYSRDLGRQLFDVIEKFADYAFNKSHAFGYGLITYQTAYLKAHYPVEYLACLLTSVKGNLDKAAVYLADARSMGIQVRNPDVNRSHVDFAPVQDERAVTFGLSAVRNVGEGLVEQLVRERAANGPYTSFYDFAERVPEQVLNKRTVESLVKAGAFDQLGCPRRGLLIAFEQIIDSTLARRRERDQGVMSLFGDLGASDDTAFSEKVEIPDVEFDKTERLRFEKEMLGLYVSDHPLLGVEGALRRKVDCSIAEALERDDGSQLVLGGVITNLARKFTKKGDQMAVCVLEDLQSTIEVTVFPRLLVDQGHKLADDVIVTLRGRLDRRDERVGFMCQDIQVLDGLRAAMPLNLRLTTASLDAGAIDRLKRILSDHPGDSSVYLHLGTGKVLRLSDSYSVDLDRAVAELRMAFGHDALML